The Candidatus Zixiibacteriota bacterium nucleotide sequence CAGATATGATGCCAGAGGGCGTCGATCTGATGCATCTCGAAAAACGGGCTGTCGGATATCTGGATCATGTAAACCAGCCGTACAGCCATAGCCGAGATGAAAACCACTACGGCCATCCGATCGATATCTTTCACTCTTTCGGCAATTCGAGTCATAGGCTGATAATTTAAGTTGATATGCGGTTTTTATCAAATTGAATGTGAAAATATAAGCTTCAGGCGCCACCTCTCCGATCGAAGATGTCGATTCATGATCAGTTATTAGTTTGCAGAGTTCAGATTCAGGGAACCCGTTGTTTTGATAAAATGCAGATCGGGAAACCATCTGGTATAAAAAAGGCGGAGCACGAAGCTCCGCCATATATTGCAAAGGACTGACGTTTACCGTTTCTTTACAAAAGTGAACCGCCAGAAGACCAGCATCAGGATTCCGAAGAACATCAGCGACAGGATATCGTTCCAGGGAGCGCCGAAAATCGAGATAGTGTCGTACTGGTTAGAGAAGATCCGATATTTGTCGAGAAACGCCAAACTGGATGCTCCCGCGAACATGAGCGCGATCGCCACGCCCACGAGGGCATCACCGGCCACAAGTCCGGAAGCGAACAGGATTCCCTTCTGCTCACGGCTCTTGTGATGCACGACATCCATCGAGGTCCGTTTGACCAGAAGCGATAAAAGACCGCCAGCCATAATCGGGGTCGAAAGCGAGAGTGGCAAATAGAGCCCGATCGCGAACGGCAGAGAGCCGATTCCCAGAAATTCCACGGCCAGGGCAATCATGCCACCGGCGATAATATATTCCCAGGGCAGTACACCTCCCAGGATGCCGTTGACCACCGCCGCCATGATATTCGCCTGCGGTGCCAGAAGCGGGTTGGGATGCTCTGGTGATTCCACGAACCCGTAAGTGTCACCCAAAAGAAACAGGATGAAACCCATCGTCAGGGCCGGGAAGAAGAGGCCGACAAATTCCATGATCTGCATCTTTTTGGGAGTGGCCCCCAAAAGGAAACCGGTTTTGAGGTCCTGGGCGATATCGCCCGAAAGACATACCGCGATACATACCACCGCGCCGACCGACATGGCCGCCACCATACCCTCCGCGCCGGATATGCCAAACGCGGTCAGCATCAGGCAGGTCACCAGAAGTGTCGCGATCGTCATACCCGAGACCGGCGATGATGACGATCCGACCAGACCGACGATTCTGGCCGCGACCACGACAAACAAGAATCCGAAGATTACGACCATGGCGATCGCGAGAGGATTGAGGCCGGTATTGGGATAAGC carries:
- a CDS encoding oligopeptide transporter, OPT family, with protein sequence GLQHLLDMAGPGMTAADIDADFIRGHVIKYLGVGAVTVGGFVSLLKSFPTIISSFSTGFKQILKRGRKDDGEAEKRTDQELPMWVVLVGAILIILVIWAYPNTGLNPLAIAMVVIFGFLFVVVAARIVGLVGSSSSPVSGMTIATLLVTCLMLTAFGISGAEGMVAAMSVGAVVCIAVCLSGDIAQDLKTGFLLGATPKKMQIMEFVGLFFPALTMGFILFLLGDTYGFVESPEHPNPLLAPQANIMAAVVNGILGGVLPWEYIIAGGMIALAVEFLGIGSLPFAIGLYLPLSLSTPIMAGGLLSLLVKRTSMDVVHHKSREQKGILFASGLVAGDALVGVAIALMFAGASSLAFLDKYRIFSNQYDTISIFGAPWNDILSLMFFGILMLVFWRFTFVKKR